A section of the Pseudomonas sp. FP453 genome encodes:
- a CDS encoding ABC transporter substrate-binding protein yields the protein MGMKHLFTALALGPLAVACAQADQLSDILAKQSLSCGVYADVPPFSAPDPKTRELVGMDVDLCKALAKTMGVALELKPLSVEARIPEVKMGRVDVIFANLAYTKTRAEQIQFSDPYYIAKETLVVRAANADQPKSFFKDKRISSTKGSTSEQSIRIAGATPVTFQDTGSAYMALQQNKVVGLVTNTMTALKLVNQAKAGGVELAIAKEPMALEPIGAGMRRDEPAFLAKVNEALMAMEKAGEIDAIWDRWIGPNTEYKMVREDKVQSLSALKFDPLP from the coding sequence ATGGGTATGAAGCATCTGTTTACTGCGTTGGCATTGGGTCCATTGGCTGTGGCCTGCGCCCAGGCTGACCAATTGAGCGACATCCTCGCCAAGCAGTCCCTGAGCTGCGGCGTGTACGCCGACGTGCCGCCATTCTCCGCGCCGGACCCCAAGACCCGCGAGCTGGTGGGCATGGACGTGGACCTGTGCAAGGCCCTGGCCAAGACCATGGGCGTGGCCCTGGAACTCAAGCCGCTGTCGGTTGAAGCGCGCATTCCCGAAGTGAAGATGGGCCGCGTCGATGTGATCTTCGCCAACCTGGCGTACACCAAGACCCGCGCCGAACAGATCCAGTTCAGCGACCCGTACTACATCGCCAAGGAAACCCTGGTGGTGCGCGCGGCCAACGCCGACCAGCCGAAAAGCTTCTTCAAGGACAAGCGCATCAGCTCGACCAAGGGCTCCACCTCGGAGCAATCGATCCGCATCGCCGGCGCCACCCCGGTGACCTTCCAGGACACCGGCTCGGCCTACATGGCCCTGCAACAGAACAAGGTAGTGGGCCTGGTGACCAACACCATGACCGCGCTGAAACTGGTCAACCAGGCCAAGGCCGGTGGCGTGGAACTGGCGATTGCCAAGGAACCGATGGCGTTGGAGCCGATTGGCGCGGGCATGCGCCGCGATGAGCCGGCGTTCCTGGCCAAGGTCAATGAGGCGTTGATGGCGATGGAAAAGGCCGGCGAGATCGATGCGATCTGGGATCGCTGGATCGGCCCGAATACCGAGTACAAGATGGTGCGTGAGGACAAGGTGCAGAGCTTGAGTGCGCTGAAGTTCGACCCGCTGCCATAA
- a CDS encoding ATP-binding cassette domain-containing protein, which translates to MSALIETRALTRMDERRQVPLLQPTDFTLNAGDRVSITGSSGAGKSVFLRALALLDAPTSGQILWNGQPISNAEIPHYRCHISYLSQRPALLEGTVEDNLRFPFSLKTSHKRSFDLAAVTTLLGHAGKAPDFLAKKAADLSGGESQVVSLIRTLQLNPEVLLLDEPTAALDPTSSREVEALIDAWFAGDQSRACIWVSHDLDQARRMSNLHLHMSAGVLSGVTQP; encoded by the coding sequence ATGAGCGCACTGATCGAAACCCGCGCCCTCACGCGCATGGACGAGCGCCGCCAAGTGCCCTTGCTCCAGCCCACCGATTTCACCTTGAACGCCGGCGACCGCGTGTCCATCACCGGTTCTTCCGGGGCTGGCAAAAGTGTCTTTTTGCGCGCCCTGGCCCTGCTGGACGCGCCCACCTCCGGGCAAATCCTGTGGAACGGCCAACCGATCAGCAACGCCGAGATTCCCCATTACCGTTGCCATATCAGCTACCTGTCCCAGCGCCCGGCGTTGCTCGAAGGCACGGTGGAAGACAACCTGCGTTTTCCGTTCAGCCTCAAGACCTCGCATAAACGCAGCTTCGACCTTGCAGCCGTCACCACATTGCTGGGCCACGCAGGCAAGGCGCCGGACTTCCTGGCAAAAAAAGCTGCGGATTTGTCTGGCGGTGAGTCCCAGGTGGTCTCGCTGATCCGCACCCTGCAACTGAACCCCGAAGTCTTGTTGCTGGACGAACCCACCGCCGCCCTCGACCCCACGTCATCCCGCGAAGTGGAAGCGCTGATCGACGCCTGGTTCGCCGGCGATCAATCCCGTGCCTGCATCTGGGTGTCCCACGACCTCGACCAGGCCCGACGCATGAGCAACCTCCACCTGCACATGAGTGCCGGCGTGCTGAGTGGAGTTACCCAACCATGA
- a CDS encoding DUF3156 family protein has product MAVIATLRQKLFELLRADRAPAGYRPGVTLAHVRRNLGPANAELAELDVEMVERTESQLLMHLVMTEFVLRVPAATGGTASFEVHHGGAIRRHGIRLRRRSGNPALGRELQARVQADTGLFQALMPLDFKRLRIELHNLQWCVRLEHMGGSEVVNRMPAFRRYIALSPVQRDHLLASLAGLQRLLATL; this is encoded by the coding sequence ATGGCGGTTATCGCGACTTTGCGCCAAAAACTGTTTGAGCTGTTGCGTGCAGACCGTGCCCCGGCGGGCTATCGGCCGGGGGTGACCCTGGCGCATGTACGACGCAATCTCGGGCCGGCGAACGCTGAACTGGCGGAGCTGGACGTCGAGATGGTGGAGCGCACCGAATCGCAGTTGTTGATGCACCTGGTGATGACCGAATTCGTGCTGCGCGTGCCTGCCGCGACAGGGGGCACGGCGAGCTTCGAAGTGCACCATGGCGGCGCGATTCGGCGCCACGGCATTCGCCTGCGGCGGCGCTCCGGCAACCCGGCACTGGGGCGTGAGTTGCAGGCGCGAGTGCAGGCGGACACAGGGTTGTTCCAGGCGCTGATGCCCCTGGATTTCAAGCGCCTGCGCATCGAACTGCACAACCTGCAATGGTGTGTGCGCCTGGAGCATATGGGCGGCAGCGAAGTGGTCAATCGCATGCCGGCGTTCCGGCGTTACATCGCCCTGAGCCCGGTGCAGCGTGATCACTTGCTCGCCAGCCTGGCGGGCCTGCAACGGCTGTTGGCAACCCTCTGA
- a CDS encoding LysR family transcriptional regulator — protein MDRFHEMQVFLAVAEEAGFAAAARRLNTSPPSVTRAIAAMEQRIGTQLLARTTRSLHLTEAGQGYLEDCRRILAELDEAEEAAAGSYSIPCGHLTVTAPVLFGELYVAPALGAFLDCFPLVTINALLVDRVVNLHDEGVDVAVRIGHLHEPGQQAIKVGEVRRVVCASPGYLDQHGRPEHPSQLREAKIATTSASQRVNEWTFVEHGQALTVPIEPRLVVTANNAAINLARQGWGVTRVLSYQVAAAVAAGELEIILERFEPSPLPIQVVFQKSTRVPAKVHSFVDFLSARLGQDAALNRRD, from the coding sequence ATGGACCGATTCCACGAAATGCAGGTGTTCCTCGCGGTGGCCGAAGAGGCCGGTTTTGCCGCTGCCGCGCGCCGCTTGAACACCTCGCCGCCCAGTGTGACGCGGGCCATCGCCGCCATGGAGCAACGCATCGGCACCCAACTGTTGGCACGCACCACCCGCAGTCTGCACCTGACCGAAGCCGGCCAGGGTTATCTGGAAGACTGTCGGCGCATCCTTGCTGAACTCGATGAAGCCGAAGAGGCGGCAGCGGGCAGCTATTCGATCCCCTGCGGGCACTTGACGGTGACCGCGCCGGTGCTGTTTGGCGAGCTGTATGTGGCGCCGGCGCTGGGGGCGTTCCTCGACTGTTTTCCGTTGGTAACGATCAATGCCTTGCTGGTGGATCGCGTGGTCAACCTGCATGACGAAGGCGTCGATGTGGCCGTGCGTATCGGCCACCTGCATGAGCCGGGGCAGCAGGCAATCAAGGTCGGTGAAGTGCGGCGGGTGGTGTGTGCGTCCCCGGGTTATCTCGACCAGCACGGGCGTCCCGAGCACCCGTCGCAGTTGCGTGAGGCGAAGATCGCCACCACCTCCGCCAGCCAACGTGTGAATGAATGGACCTTTGTTGAACACGGCCAAGCGCTGACCGTGCCCATCGAACCACGCCTGGTGGTCACGGCCAATAACGCCGCGATCAACCTCGCGCGCCAGGGTTGGGGCGTGACGCGGGTGCTGTCGTATCAAGTCGCGGCAGCGGTGGCGGCGGGAGAGTTGGAGATTATCCTTGAACGCTTTGAACCGTCGCCGCTGCCGATCCAGGTGGTGTTCCAGAAGAGCACGCGCGTGCCGGCGAAGGTCCACAGTTTTGTCGATTTTCTCAGCGCGCGCCTGGGCCAGGATGCCGCGCTGAACCGGCGCGACTGA
- a CDS encoding pyridoxamine 5'-phosphate oxidase family protein translates to MNLIEQSPWHAGERHLQAAAGVAERMAVVGPKVIRDHLPEQHRDFYPLLPYLLLGVVDESGTPWATLVEGAPGFAHSPDPLTLQIDSLPSSSDPARAGVREGAAVGVLGIDLNTRRRNRMNGRIAALDHEGFSVQVVHSFGNCPKYIQLRPVDGIARKPGTRVERSDSLDEAAQALIRNADTFFVASYVDTDGARSVDVSHRGGNRGFVRVEGNVLTIPDFAGNLFFNTLGNLQINPVAGLLFIDFAAGDVVQIAGRTSLILDGPQVAEFEGAQRLWTLTVEQVVRRPAALALRWQFAQFSPFSLATGRW, encoded by the coding sequence ATGAACCTGATCGAACAATCTCCCTGGCACGCCGGCGAACGGCACCTGCAAGCCGCCGCGGGCGTGGCTGAGCGCATGGCAGTGGTGGGGCCCAAGGTCATTCGTGATCACCTGCCGGAACAGCACCGCGATTTCTATCCCCTGTTGCCGTACCTGTTGCTCGGTGTGGTGGACGAAAGCGGCACGCCGTGGGCGACGCTGGTGGAAGGCGCGCCGGGGTTTGCCCATTCACCCGACCCGCTGACATTGCAGATCGACAGCCTGCCGTCATCCAGCGACCCCGCCCGCGCTGGCGTGCGCGAGGGGGCTGCGGTGGGGGTGCTGGGCATCGACCTCAACACCCGCCGGCGCAACCGCATGAATGGCCGCATCGCAGCCCTTGATCATGAGGGTTTTTCGGTGCAGGTGGTGCACAGCTTTGGCAACTGCCCCAAGTACATCCAGCTGCGTCCGGTGGACGGGATTGCCCGTAAACCCGGCACGCGTGTGGAACGCAGCGACAGCCTGGATGAAGCGGCGCAAGCACTGATCCGCAACGCCGACACGTTCTTCGTCGCCAGCTATGTGGACACCGACGGCGCGCGCTCGGTGGATGTCTCCCACCGTGGCGGTAACCGTGGTTTCGTGCGGGTCGAGGGCAATGTGCTGACCATCCCCGACTTTGCCGGCAACCTGTTCTTCAACACCCTGGGCAACTTGCAGATCAATCCGGTGGCAGGGTTGTTGTTTATCGATTTTGCCGCAGGGGATGTGGTGCAGATTGCCGGGCGCACCTCGCTGATCCTTGACGGGCCCCAGGTGGCTGAGTTTGAGGGCGCGCAGCGCTTGTGGACGCTCACCGTGGAGCAGGTGGTGAGACGCCCGGCGGCGTTGGCGTTGCGCTGGCAGTTTGCGCAGTTTTCGCCGTTTAGCCTGGCGACCGGGCGTTGGTAG
- a CDS encoding amino acid ABC transporter ATP-binding protein: protein MIMFSKINKWYGEYQALTDITAEVNPGEVVVLCGPSGSGKSTLIRTVNRLEDIQDGQILFDGQDVHGTDAQINRLRSRVGFVFQSFNLFPHLSVLENITLAPNKLRNLKGAAAKQKAMELLDRVGLAHKAGAYPAQLSGGQQQRVAIARALAMEPPVMLFDEPTSALDPEMVGEVLSVMKGLAKDGMTMMCVTHEMNFAREVADTIWFMDAGQILEKSSPDAFFTQPSHPRAQRFIADLRAH from the coding sequence ATGATCATGTTTTCGAAAATCAATAAATGGTACGGCGAGTACCAGGCGCTCACCGACATCACCGCCGAAGTGAACCCCGGTGAAGTGGTGGTGCTGTGCGGGCCGTCGGGCTCGGGCAAGTCCACGCTGATCCGCACGGTCAATCGCCTGGAAGACATCCAGGACGGCCAGATCCTGTTCGATGGCCAGGACGTGCACGGCACCGACGCGCAGATCAATCGCCTGCGCAGCCGCGTGGGGTTTGTGTTCCAGAGCTTCAACCTGTTCCCGCACCTGTCGGTGCTGGAAAACATCACCCTGGCGCCAAACAAGCTGCGCAACCTCAAGGGCGCGGCGGCCAAGCAAAAGGCCATGGAACTGCTCGACCGCGTGGGCCTGGCGCACAAGGCCGGGGCCTACCCGGCGCAGTTGTCCGGCGGCCAGCAACAACGGGTGGCGATTGCCCGCGCCCTGGCGATGGAACCGCCGGTGATGCTGTTCGACGAGCCCACCAGCGCCCTCGACCCGGAAATGGTCGGTGAAGTGCTGAGCGTGATGAAGGGCTTGGCCAAGGACGGCATGACCATGATGTGCGTGACCCACGAGATGAACTTCGCCCGCGAAGTGGCGGACACCATCTGGTTTATGGACGCGGGGCAGATTCTGGAAAAGAGCAGCCCCGACGCCTTCTTCACCCAGCCTTCGCACCCGCGAGCGCAACGCTTCATCGCCGACCTGCGGGCCCACTGA
- a CDS encoding aldehyde dehydrogenase family protein, which translates to MSDIALLPQVDAFLRRDHGLFIDGANVRSHASQTLAVTNPATGKVIAHVADADSTDIDAAVASANQGFALWAQAAPATRGHVLLKLADLLERNREELAQIETCQSGKIIQISRAFEVDQAAHFLRYYAGWATKISGQTLTPSLPSFNGERYTAFTLREPVGVVVGIVPWNFSTMIAIWKLASALVTGCSIIIKPSEFTPLTILRIAELAIEAGLPKGVLNVLTGGGQVGKGLVEHPGTHKVSFTGSVPTGIAVGRSAMGAGLTRATLELGGKNAAGFLRDMDADKTVEGIIEAGFLHSGQICAAAERFYVHRSQIDTVLEKLKQRLSRLTIGSPLDERTEFGPVTHHQHQLKLLGYIAQARAENNTIIHGGTLLDRPGCYVEPTVILANHAHDTLLTEETFGPIATFLPYDSEDELLALMNQGPYGLSASLWTHDLGKALRMVPAINAGTLWVNMHTLLDPAVPFGGNRSSGVGREFGSAFIEDYTELKSVMIRY; encoded by the coding sequence ATGAGCGATATTGCGCTACTGCCTCAAGTCGACGCTTTTCTACGTCGTGACCATGGGCTCTTCATCGATGGCGCCAACGTACGCAGCCACGCCAGCCAGACCCTCGCCGTGACCAATCCGGCCACCGGCAAGGTCATCGCCCATGTCGCCGATGCAGACAGCACAGACATCGACGCAGCGGTGGCCTCGGCCAACCAGGGCTTTGCGTTGTGGGCGCAGGCGGCACCGGCGACCCGCGGCCATGTGCTGCTCAAGCTTGCCGACTTGCTGGAGCGCAACCGCGAGGAACTGGCGCAGATCGAAACCTGCCAGTCGGGCAAGATCATCCAGATCTCCCGGGCGTTCGAAGTGGACCAGGCTGCACACTTCTTGCGCTATTACGCCGGTTGGGCCACCAAGATCAGCGGCCAGACCCTTACCCCGTCGCTGCCCTCCTTCAACGGTGAACGCTACACCGCCTTCACCCTGCGCGAACCGGTGGGCGTGGTGGTGGGCATCGTGCCGTGGAACTTCTCGACCATGATCGCCATCTGGAAACTCGCCTCGGCGCTGGTCACCGGTTGCAGCATCATCATCAAGCCCAGCGAGTTCACCCCGCTGACCATCCTGCGCATCGCCGAACTGGCCATCGAGGCCGGATTGCCCAAGGGCGTGCTCAATGTACTCACCGGCGGCGGCCAAGTCGGCAAAGGCCTGGTGGAACACCCCGGCACGCACAAGGTGTCGTTCACCGGCTCGGTGCCCACCGGGATTGCCGTGGGCCGCAGCGCCATGGGCGCCGGCCTGACCCGCGCGACCCTGGAACTGGGCGGCAAGAACGCAGCGGGTTTCCTGCGCGACATGGACGCGGACAAGACCGTGGAAGGCATCATCGAGGCCGGTTTTCTGCACTCCGGGCAAATCTGCGCAGCGGCCGAACGCTTCTACGTGCACCGCTCGCAGATCGACACCGTGCTGGAAAAACTCAAGCAGCGCCTCAGCCGCCTGACCATCGGTTCCCCCCTGGACGAACGCACCGAATTCGGTCCGGTCACCCATCACCAACATCAGCTCAAACTGCTCGGCTACATCGCCCAGGCCCGTGCCGAAAACAACACGATCATCCACGGCGGCACCCTGCTCGACCGCCCCGGCTGCTACGTCGAACCCACAGTGATCCTGGCCAACCACGCCCACGACACCCTGCTCACTGAAGAAACCTTCGGCCCCATCGCCACCTTCCTGCCCTACGACAGCGAAGACGAACTGCTCGCGTTGATGAACCAGGGCCCCTACGGCCTCAGCGCCAGCCTGTGGACCCATGACCTGGGCAAGGCACTGCGCATGGTCCCGGCGATCAACGCCGGAACATTGTGGGTGAATATGCACACCCTGCTCGACCCGGCGGTGCCCTTTGGCGGCAACCGCTCCTCCGGGGTGGGCCGGGAGTTTGGCAGTGCGTTCATTGAGGATTACACCGAGCTGAAGTCGGTGATGATTCGCTATTGA
- a CDS encoding glutathione S-transferase family protein — MSQPAIKLYGFPLSGHSHRVELMLSLLGLPTEFILVDLKQGAHKAADFLATINSFGQVPAIDDNGTVLADSNAILVYLASKYGKGQWLPSDPVGQARVQRWLSAAAGQLHVGPASARLAVVFGAEVDTVNAISRAHGLLQLVEQQLSHSRFLASEQPSIADIAFYTYVAHAPEGNVSLADYPLVRAWLASIEALPGFVGMPRTAAGLQQKE, encoded by the coding sequence ATGTCCCAGCCCGCGATCAAACTCTACGGTTTCCCGCTGTCCGGCCACTCCCATCGGGTGGAGCTGATGCTGTCCCTGCTGGGCTTGCCCACGGAATTTATCCTGGTGGACCTCAAGCAAGGCGCACACAAGGCGGCGGATTTTCTCGCCACGATCAACAGCTTTGGCCAAGTCCCTGCGATTGATGACAACGGCACCGTGTTGGCCGATTCCAATGCGATCCTGGTCTACCTCGCCAGCAAATACGGCAAGGGCCAATGGCTGCCCAGCGACCCGGTAGGTCAGGCCCGTGTGCAGCGCTGGCTGTCGGCGGCGGCGGGTCAGTTGCATGTGGGGCCGGCGTCTGCGCGGCTGGCAGTGGTGTTTGGTGCCGAGGTCGATACCGTCAACGCCATCAGCCGCGCCCATGGCTTGCTGCAGTTGGTGGAACAGCAACTGAGCCACAGCCGCTTCCTCGCCAGTGAGCAGCCGAGCATCGCCGATATCGCTTTCTACACCTACGTCGCCCATGCGCCGGAAGGCAATGTGTCGCTGGCCGACTACCCTCTAGTGCGCGCCTGGCTGGCCAGCATCGAGGCGTTGCCGGGGTTTGTCGGCATGCCGCGCACGGCGGCGGGTTTGCAACAGAAGGAGTGA
- a CDS encoding LysR family transcriptional regulator: MERFRDMQLFAALAGQPSLAAAARAAQVSGPTLIRAVARLEARLRVPLLTRSTRGVSLTDVGHAYLDDCLHLLAAVDAAEASAKGMHVQAQGNLRVFLPLLFSCYVMAPVLASYLDRYPEVRLVAHYHDYYPNLHEEGLDAAILVGELPNSSLIARPVGQVRQILCASPGYLEAHGEPRTPEDLKRHRLIAQAEEVDWDFPGYQLPGYQLKARARLGCATVQGAINAAVHGAGLVRCLSYPAHEHLLSGQLRRVLQAYEPPPLPIHVVYRAGRNAPMRVRSFVDHCVAALRAHPVFQLA, translated from the coding sequence ATGGAACGGTTTCGCGATATGCAACTGTTTGCCGCGTTGGCCGGGCAGCCGAGCCTGGCTGCGGCGGCGCGTGCGGCCCAGGTTTCTGGCCCGACCCTGATACGCGCGGTGGCCCGCCTGGAAGCGCGCCTGCGGGTGCCCTTGCTCACGCGCAGCACGCGGGGCGTTAGCCTCACCGACGTGGGCCACGCCTACCTGGACGACTGCCTGCACTTGCTGGCGGCGGTGGACGCCGCCGAAGCCTCGGCCAAAGGCATGCACGTGCAGGCCCAGGGCAATCTGCGGGTGTTCTTGCCGTTGCTGTTCAGCTGCTATGTGATGGCGCCGGTGTTGGCCAGCTACCTGGACCGCTATCCCGAGGTGCGCCTTGTCGCCCACTACCACGACTATTACCCGAACCTGCACGAAGAAGGGCTGGACGCGGCGATCCTGGTTGGCGAATTGCCCAACTCGTCACTGATTGCGCGGCCGGTGGGGCAGGTCCGCCAGATCCTGTGCGCAAGCCCTGGTTATCTCGAGGCCCACGGCGAACCCCGGACGCCAGAGGACCTCAAGCGCCATCGCCTGATCGCTCAAGCCGAAGAGGTGGATTGGGATTTTCCGGGCTATCAACTGCCGGGCTATCAACTCAAGGCCCGTGCCCGCTTGGGTTGCGCCACGGTGCAGGGTGCGATCAATGCGGCGGTGCACGGGGCAGGGCTGGTGCGCTGCCTGAGCTACCCGGCGCACGAGCACCTGCTCAGCGGGCAATTGCGCCGGGTGCTGCAGGCCTATGAGCCGCCACCGCTGCCGATTCACGTGGTGTACCGCGCAGGCCGCAACGCGCCGATGCGCGTGCGCAGCTTTGTCGATCACTGTGTGGCGGCACTGCGCGCACATCCGGTATTTCAGTTGGCGTAA
- the fetB gene encoding iron export ABC transporter permease subunit FetB: protein MNYQNLTALDLGIAASLILVNGALSLLLRLGLGRQLLWAAVRTVVQLLAIGYLLGWVFEFAYWYVVLPLMCAMTLIAGISAAGRGRRTYKGQRVDSILSVWGSSWLVTAVGLFAVIRIHPWYEPQYAIPILGMILGNTLTGVSLGIERMTQELTSGRNTIEMILALGGSRWEAAQDAIRQAVRAGMIPTLNQMTVVGIVSLPGMMTGQVLAGESPVDAVRYQIVIMFLIAAASALGTVGAVLLTYRRLFSVGHRFLRERLEER, encoded by the coding sequence ATGAACTACCAGAACCTCACGGCTCTCGACCTGGGCATCGCCGCCTCGCTGATCCTGGTCAACGGCGCGTTGTCGCTGCTCCTGCGCCTGGGCCTGGGCCGTCAATTGCTGTGGGCGGCGGTGCGCACCGTGGTGCAACTGTTGGCCATCGGCTACCTGCTGGGTTGGGTGTTCGAGTTTGCCTACTGGTACGTGGTGCTGCCGTTGATGTGCGCCATGACCCTGATCGCCGGCATCTCCGCCGCCGGGCGCGGGAGGCGCACGTACAAGGGGCAGCGGGTCGACAGCATCCTGTCGGTATGGGGCAGCTCGTGGCTGGTGACGGCGGTGGGGCTGTTTGCGGTGATCCGCATCCACCCGTGGTACGAGCCACAGTATGCGATTCCGATCCTCGGGATGATCCTCGGCAACACCCTGACCGGCGTGTCCCTGGGCATAGAGCGCATGACCCAGGAACTGACCTCTGGGCGCAACACCATCGAAATGATCCTCGCCCTTGGCGGCTCACGCTGGGAAGCGGCGCAGGACGCCATTCGCCAGGCGGTGCGCGCAGGGATGATCCCGACGCTGAACCAGATGACCGTGGTCGGCATCGTCAGCCTGCCCGGCATGATGACCGGGCAGGTACTGGCGGGGGAAAGCCCGGTGGATGCGGTGCGGTATCAGATCGTGATCATGTTCTTGATTGCCGCGGCGTCGGCATTGGGTACGGTGGGGGCGGTGTTGTTGACGTATCGGCGGTTGTTTTCGGTGGGGCACAGGTTTTTGCGCGAGCGCCTCGAAGAGCGCTGA
- a CDS encoding amino acid ABC transporter permease — protein sequence MFDIVEILQNNWTLFLIGQYPHGPLGGLASTLILAALALLLAFPFGLLLALARVSPWKGLYWVATVWVYVLRGIPLLMVIFWTYFLVPLLIGHNITGFMTMLCTLVIYQSAYLCEIIRGGIQALPSGQYEASRALGLGYVRTTLWVILPQALYNALPSLISQFISIIKETSLGYVINVQEVTFAANQVNNQLLTKPFQVFFILAIIYYLLCFGLTRLAGWVEQRIARKRLGDGGQTVPGKPLLATDN from the coding sequence ATGTTCGATATCGTTGAAATCCTGCAGAACAACTGGACGCTGTTTCTCATCGGCCAATACCCCCACGGTCCCTTGGGCGGCCTGGCCAGCACCTTGATCCTCGCCGCGTTGGCGCTGCTGCTGGCGTTCCCGTTCGGCCTGTTGCTGGCGCTGGCGCGGGTGTCGCCGTGGAAGGGTTTGTATTGGGTGGCCACGGTGTGGGTCTACGTGTTGCGCGGTATTCCGCTGCTGATGGTGATCTTCTGGACCTACTTCCTGGTGCCGTTGCTGATCGGCCATAACATCACCGGCTTCATGACCATGCTCTGCACCCTGGTGATCTACCAGAGCGCCTACCTGTGCGAAATCATTCGCGGTGGTATCCAGGCGTTGCCGAGCGGGCAATACGAAGCGTCCCGCGCCTTGGGCCTGGGCTACGTGCGCACCACGCTGTGGGTGATCCTGCCCCAGGCGCTGTACAACGCGCTGCCCAGCCTGATCAGCCAGTTCATCTCGATCATCAAGGAAACCTCCCTGGGCTACGTGATCAACGTGCAGGAAGTGACCTTTGCCGCCAACCAGGTCAACAACCAGTTGCTGACCAAGCCGTTCCAGGTGTTTTTCATCCTGGCGATCATCTACTACCTGCTGTGTTTCGGCCTGACCCGCCTGGCGGGCTGGGTAGAACAACGCATTGCGCGCAAGCGCCTCGGTGACGGCGGGCAGACCGTGCCCGGCAAGCCGTTGCTGGCCACCGATAATTGA
- a CDS encoding amino acid ABC transporter permease, with protein sequence MKQDFDLAAILQGEYAELIVKGIEMTLQLALFAWLLAMILALTLVTVRLTGNKLADRLVAGYVSYHRNVPTLVQLMLWYFGVPTLLSENAQLWLASHNTEYLFSVIALGLCQAAYFCEDMRSGLRAIPAGQTEASRALGLGYVRSMRYVILPQGVRNCLPSLINHTVLLFKNTSLAMAIGVMELTYASREVENYTFRTFESYLVATVFYLVFSLLLMGVGALLARHFSKALAR encoded by the coding sequence ATGAAGCAAGACTTCGATTTGGCCGCGATTCTGCAAGGCGAGTACGCCGAGCTGATCGTCAAGGGCATCGAAATGACCTTGCAGCTGGCGTTGTTCGCCTGGCTGCTGGCGATGATTCTGGCGCTGACGCTGGTCACGGTGCGCCTGACCGGCAACAAGCTGGCCGACCGCCTGGTGGCGGGGTACGTGTCCTACCACCGCAACGTGCCGACCCTGGTGCAACTGATGCTGTGGTACTTCGGCGTGCCGACCCTGCTCAGCGAAAACGCGCAGCTGTGGCTGGCCAGCCACAACACCGAATACCTGTTTTCGGTGATCGCCCTGGGCTTGTGCCAGGCCGCGTATTTCTGTGAAGACATGCGCAGCGGCCTGCGCGCGATTCCCGCCGGGCAGACCGAAGCGTCGCGGGCCCTGGGCCTGGGTTATGTGCGTTCGATGCGCTACGTGATCCTGCCCCAAGGCGTGCGCAACTGCCTGCCGTCGCTGATCAACCACACCGTGCTGCTGTTCAAGAACACCAGTTTGGCCATGGCGATCGGCGTGATGGAACTGACCTACGCCAGCCGCGAAGTGGAGAACTACACGTTCCGCACCTTCGAGTCGTACCTGGTCGCCACGGTGTTCTACCTGGTGTTTTCACTGCTGCTGATGGGCGTCGGGGCATTGCTCGCCCGGCACTTCAGCAAAGCCCTGGCGAGGTAG